The Amphiura filiformis chromosome 8, Afil_fr2py, whole genome shotgun sequence genomic sequence AGGTTATTTTATCCACAAGGAATTGGCATGGAATGAAATTGGAAAACCCTCATTTTAATGGAAACAttaatgggcaaaatgaaattattttagATGTCAATGTCTTTCAAAAAGTTTACAAATTTTGGCtagtttttaattttgtgatttcAAGACTTGGCATTTAACAGCTTTGCAGGTTTTTATTTCATTCAACATTTGAAGTATAGTTCATAAAGTAATGATTATAATTATATGAAACACAGAAATGGTcaatttttacagtactttatCAAACAATGAACAAGGGCCATACAACAAACAAAGCAGATGCACGATTCCCACACCATTCTTTAGGGGCAAATCAATGTTTACGCAAGTAGGGTGGTGGACGGGGTAGAATTCACAGATTTGAAACAAAAAAACCAATCCCATCCCATCTTTTCATTTACTGAAAATGTTTCCCTCTGATTTCTCATGTTTCTTCATTTGAACTTTTGAGTTCCACTGACTTTTATCCATAAATGCCTCATTCCCCCTGGTGTAACAACTGACCAGTCCCTTACCTGTCTGTATGAGTTGCCAGTTGATAATCTCTGTACTGTGTAGCAGGCCTAAGTCCAGCATATGCTGCTACTGGACTGTGTTTGGATAATTCAGGCAATATTTTGTGACCATAGGTTTCCAGTGAGTGTGATGTGTAGCTGTTTACTGGCCATTTGTCCCGGTTAGGCTGCTCCTCAGCGGTGGGTCCGACTACCAAATGACCATATACTGTAATGGAAAAGGGGCAATTATTATAGTATTAtcctttttcacatttttgtgcaCCCAAAGGCAATTCCATCCTTCATAAAATACTTTATAAAACACCTGATAGCAGCAAGATTATATGTGTATTTTATACATAtaccattaagggctggggtatgaacgtttggacagtatttattttgggacattagagcacatcagacatatcgaattgcattctgaatacgaagaaagtcattctgatatcaaataattttgatttttgaaattgcaatttaatacacattttatggcaaatcattaaaaattgatatttttgatatttaacagtacttgaagtaaactttataaatctgatgatttatacttaaagtgtatgtagatgggatgaaaagccgacgatcaattgaaaattttgacctttcgtattgaagatatggatttttgttcccaaaacaccaaaaaaattaggtcttttgggaaaaaatccatatcttcaatatgaaaggtcaaaattttcaattgaccgtagacttttcctccctgctacatacactttaagaatatgtcattagatttatatattttactttgaggactgttatatatcaaatatttgaaaaatatcaaatttttataatttgtcataaaatttgtattatattgtgattttcaaaaatgaaaattatttgatatcagaaagacatgcttcagtattcagaatgcaattcgataggtctgaggtgctctcatgtcccacaaaaaatactgtcgaaacgcagtaaacgctcattttagatcccttaacatagtTATTTACACCAAAGTCCCCAAATGACCCATAAATCTGCTAGGACAATTTGCAAAAGTCACACATAACTCATCAGCCTAGGGGTACTCAAGTttagtttgggtaggggtgtgccgatgagaatttgaaagtggacccatcaatataccaatttttcaagaaatttggtcccatcgatataccaaaatataaaaatgttctGCCCAATTTAACAACTTTccccaaatttttggaaatatttttaggtacagtgaggcaaaattaggctatATTATCCAAAAAAAGttataaaattgaagaaaaatggTCCATTCACATTATACCAAATTTGGCCTAACAATTAAGAGAGGTCATACCAAATGGCCAAAAATGCAACCTGTGTTTGCAGTACATCCCGGTATGGTCGTTTGTACTGAGTACCTTCCTGGGCTCATCATAAAAAAGGATTTTTAAGAAATTCCTTGACAGAATTTGACCTTAAACaagaaaaataatattaattcttACCTGATGGGAACAGCAAAGTTCCTTTGGTTTTTCTAGTAGCAATTGGCAAAATAATTGAATTCAGTAAAGACCCAGCTTTGTCATCATAGACTATATACTGCCCTTTTCTTGGAAAAATCCTGCAGTATTGTGAATGAATAATTAAAGATAATATAGAAATAATTgttatttgttaataaatcaaacaagggtacaaacaaataaatacaagtaAATCACTAACCAACTAACTTACAAAATAtacaagataaataaataaataaataaataaataaataaataaataaataaataaataaataaataaataaataaataaataaacaaacaaacaaacaaacaggtaaATAAATATAAGTTCAAAACAATTCTTACAATACACCCTCTTctacacattttgatatttgcaGTATGAGACAAAAAGTACCTTCTGTCTAACGGCCATTGCAAATCAAAACTGGTTATGCATATGCTCTAACGCTTCAGCCACACATTTTCAGTGCCTGCAgaaagacccctattttttacATGGAACCTGTCAGAGAAAACCGCAACATTGCAGGTATTCCACATCTTTTCCTAAACTAAAAGTAAGTATACGTAACTGGAATGATGGCTGTTTGTTGATCTTCTCCACTGTATCACCATGGAGACCAGCACAGTTGACGACAGCTTTAACTTTGATTTGTCCCGTGTTTGTAATTAATAACCAATTACCATCCTTGTCTTGAGAACCATTCAGAAGGTTGCATCCCAAAAGAATCTGAAATGTAGAAAATTAATggtatataataaaatattactaAAGATTTGAAAGGGATGTCAGCTAGACAGGGTTAGAATTTCAGTACAAATCTAAAAATCACTTTTCAAAATGACTTAAATTGTAAAAACAATTATGTGAATCAAAGTTGGTTTTTCATAAAATTGTCCAAATCTACAGAGTAGATAATTTGCCACAATCAAATTATTCCTGCATATTTCCTTTGAAGAGACACAGGggagttttgcaaaatgaaggtccaattgaagccatttcgtgtGCACATCATTTTTATGATGGACACATGCTCtgacacccaaagaccccatatttttcctttcgatctgtGACCCAAAGACCCttgtatttcaattttaacagcaacaaagccatttagaactacatttgtagaaattcaattttcgaggcttcttttggctctcatccaaagaccccattttagaaaatgtcatattctcacccaatgcccccctgatttagatccaaacggtccctctctcacccaatgaccccatattttgtacattttgctctcaccgaatactAAAAAATACTAAATACTACTCTCTGCCCCGGGTATGATTGATTGGTATTGCCATTGAATTACCCTGCTTGAGTTATTACACTGGATCATAAGAGTGTTAAATTAATGTATTTTGCAGGCTCATAAGGTTTacacaataatactttatactgcaatttcaaatataaaaaaaaaaaaaaaaaaaaaacatgatgctatttttcaaattttagggTCTGTCAGAACAGGcaatacaaatcttttttttttttatatagcttTATAAATAAGAATGTTGCTCACCTTTGCTCCTTTCTGTTTTGCTGTGTGTGCCATCATAATGGGTAGAAGCCATGGATCAACAACTCCCTCTCCTGGGATACATACAGCACCCAATGCATCTTGAGAAAGGTTGGGTTCTTTTTCTAGCAGCTGCTCTTTAGAAATCTGGCAAACGCTGGTAATGCCATTCTTATGGGCTTGTTCCACTATGCCGGGAAGCTGTTTCAACTTGAAATTCAAGAAAACCAGAGTTAAGATACATGTTAAATTTTTGGTGAACAGATCATGAGAGCAATACTGTGTATTGAAGTTTTATAGGCTATGGCTACAGGTCCATATGAGTCAATGGCCATGTCCAGAAGAAAAAAGTGAGACTTGTTAaaactttgtttaaaatacatatAACCAGACTTCTTGGAACATCTTGAGGATTCCAAGAATTGATTTGCTATAATACTCATGGTTTATATTGTACCTGTATCAAAAAAACATCCACAAGTATTTTAAGCTGCTGAAGAAGGCACAACTGTTGAATTGGTTTAAAAGCTACAAGAACACAGAC encodes the following:
- the LOC140158582 gene encoding glycerol 3-phosphate dehydrogenase-like; the encoded protein is MAAAYDVAVIGGGVIGCTVLHELTQKGFSCVLCERNSDLVAESSCGSSSIIHTGYDALPDTSECQFLQTSQQLNQEYYEKFNIPYKRIGAMIVAWNEEELKQLPGIVEQAHKNGITSVCQISKEQLLEKEPNLSQDALGAVCIPGEGVVDPWLLPIMMAHTAKQKGAKILLGCNLLNGSQDKDGNWLLITNTGQIKVKAVVNCAGLHGDTVEKINKQPSFQIFPRKGQYIVYDDKAGSLLNSIILPIATRKTKGTLLFPSVYGHLVVGPTAEEQPNRDKWPVNSYTSHSLETYGHKILPELSKHSPVAAYAGLRPATQYRDYQLATHTDRKWITIGGIRSTGLSACTGLAQYVGNQMQSELGLVPHTTSGSVEIAQQSDEGDDKHGENNNMWNLDDKHQDHLVLSGAKYRITHPLSRLGLDPSSKL